A single genomic interval of Melanotaenia boesemani isolate fMelBoe1 chromosome 4, fMelBoe1.pri, whole genome shotgun sequence harbors:
- the LOC121639066 gene encoding xylosyltransferase 1-like: protein MVGGLCARRLARRSRSALIAALTVLLVQTLIVWNFSTLDSGEERENAGSSVREKRDRVAGNKAAGNDYFQRGFQRQAAQHLPPPGRVTSRHIQQPDGYYSHRPKEKSRVDSNNENSVPKDFENIDNSNFGARSQPHRQSVGATNNKQREHLQEKAHTQQQAWRDNSPSLGRSSNEVLPVGHQSLANGNNASYPDGQGIVGSPRQHYHASQAQLTQPQHRHQHPQRKQVTPATLEVTYDQPPKCEISGKEAISALSRAKSKECRQQIAEVYCRHKEGQLMPEKVARYCPLEGKANVNVQWDEDSAERFPSNPVRIAFVLVIHGRASRQFQRLFKAIYHTSHFYYIHVDQRSNYLHRQAQALASQYPNVRVTPWRMATIWGGASLLTMYLRSMADLLAMRDWSWDFFINLSAADYPIRNNNQLVAFLSKYRDMNFIKSHGRDNARFIRKQGLDRLFYECDTHMWRLGDRKIPEGISVDGGSDWFLLNRMFIEYVINSKDDLVTNMKRFYAYTLLPAESFFHTVLENSIYCESMVDNNLRITNWNRKLGCKCQYKHIVDWCGCSPNDFKPADFHRFQQTVRPTFFARKFEASVNQEIVNQLDAYLFGPFPQGMPALNSYWENVYDEPDGVASLSDTQLTYYHSFSRLGLARAAASLQGNPNDHSCRYFPIPMGHPVSVHLYFHSDQFQGYLVKHHATNMATSKLETMETWVAPKKNFKLTSPPTSTFSRLQFAEIGTEWDAKERLFRNIGGLMGPMDETVGMQKWNKGPNVTVTVVWIDPTNVIAATYDILIDASAEFTHYRPPLNQPLRPGVWSIRILHHWSPVAEIRFLIAPLAYNKHQPIRQEDALKSHNGPVKNSYMEQSFHGLNPVLNIPISLAYVEQAKRNAALTGPELEHWLDSLVGELWEATDVCAIGPTACPVMQACAKSPWSSLSPDPKSHLGPPRADGRIR from the exons GATGGATATTACTCCCATcggccaaaagaaaaaagtagagtTGACAGCAACAATGAGAACTCTGTGCCCAAAGACTTTGAGAATATAGACAATAGTAACTTCGGTGCACGTTCACAACCGCACCGGCAATCTGTAGGGGCCACCAACAACAAGCAGCGGGAGCATCTGCAGGAGAAGGCCCACACTCAGCAGCAGGCCTGGCGGGATAACTCGCCTAGTTTGGGCCGCAGTTCAAACGAGGTTCTGCCTGTAGGCCACCAGTCGCTGGCAAATGGAAACAACGCCTCCTACCCTGATGGTCAGGGCATCGTAGGAAGCCCACGGCAGCACTACCATGCCTCTCAGGCACAGCTGACCCAACCACAACACAGACATCAGCACCCTCAAAGAAAGCAGGTGACTCCAGCAACACTGGAGGTGACATACGACCAGCCACCCAAGTGCGAGATTAGTGGGAAGGAAGCCATTTCAGCCCTGTCTAGAGCCAAGAGCAAAGAGTGTCGGCAACAGATTGCTGAGGTTTACTGCAGACACAAGGAGGGACAGTTAATGCCTGAGAAGGTTGCTCGCTACTGTCCCCTTGAAG GTAaagccaatgtgaatgttcagtGGGACGAAGATTCAGCTGAGAGGTTTCCATCAAATCCAGTGAGAATAGCGTTTGTCTTAGTGATCCATGGACGAGCTTCTCGCCAGTTCCAGCGCCTCTTCAAAGCCATCTACCACACTTCACACTTTTACTACATACATGTTGACCAG CGCTCTAACTACCTGCACAGGCAGGCTCAGGCCTTGGCCTCCCAATATCCCAACGTGAGGGTGACACCCTGGCGCATGGCCACCATCTGGGGTGGAGCCAGTTTGCTGACCATGTATTTGCGCAGCATGGCCGACCTGCTGGCCATGAGGGACTGGAGCTGGGATTTCTTCATCAATCTCAGCGCTGCCGACTACCCCATCAG gAATAATAACCAGCTGGTGGCCTTCCTGTCTAAATACAGAGACATGAACTTCATTAAGTCCCATGGCAGGGACAATGCAAG GTTTATCCGTAAACAGGGTCTAGATCGCCTGTTCTATGAGTGTGACACCCACATGTGGAGACTGGGTGACCGAAAAATCCCAGAAGGCATCTCTGTGGACGGTGGGTCCGACTGGTTCCTTCTCAACCGCATGTTTATTGAATATGTGATCAACTCCAAGGACGATCTGGTCACCAACATGAAGCGCTTTTATGCTTACACTCTGCTGCCTGCtgag TCCTTCTTCCACACTGTGCTGGAAAACAGCATCTACTGTGAGAGCATGGTGGATAACAACCTGCGCATTACAAACTGGAACCGCAAACTGGGATGTAAGTGTCAGTACAAGCACATTGTGGACTGGTGTGGATGCTCTCCCAATGACTTCAAGCCTGCAGACTTCCACCGTttccag CAAACAGTGCGGCCCACCTTCTTTGCCAGGAAGTTTGAGGCCAGCGTGAACCAGGAGATTGTAAACCAGCTGGATGCATACCTGTTCGGGCCATTTCCCCAAGGAATGCCGGCGCTCAACTCGTACTGGGAAAATGTGTATGATGAGCCAGATGGCGTGGCCAGCCTGTCGGACACACAGCTCACGTACTACCATTCTTTCTCCCGGTTGGGCCTTGCCAGGGCCGCAGCGTCGCTGCAGGGGAACCCAAACGATCACAGCTGCAG GTACTTTCCCATCCCCATGGGCCACCCAGTGTCAGTGCATCTCTACTTCCATTCAGACCAATTTCAAGGCTACCTGGTGAAGCACCATGCCACTAACATGGCAACAAGCAAGCTGGAGACCATGGAGACCTGGGTGGCACCCAAAAAGAACTTCAAGCTAACCAGCCCTCCTACTAGCACATTCAGCAGGTTGCAGTTTGCAGAG ATTGGCACAGAGTGGGATGCCAAAGAGCGTCTTTTCAGAAACATTGGCGGCCTTATGGGTCCCATGGATGAGACGGTGGGCATGCAAAAGTGGAATAAAGGACCTAACGTCACTGTCACCGTCGTGTGGATCGACCCCACCAATGTCATCGCAGCCACCTACGATATCCTGATTGACGCAAGTGCAGAGTTTACACATTACCGCCCACCACTCAACCAGCCTCTGCGACCTGGTGTGTGGAGCATCCGCATCCTGCATCACTGGAGCCCTGTGGCTGAGATCCGTTTTCTCATCGCCCCACTGGCTTATAATAAGCATCAGCCCATACGGCAAG AAGATGCTTTGAAGAGCCACAATGGGCCAGTGAAGAACAGCTACATGGAGCAGAGTTTCCACGGCCTCAATCCGGTGCTCAACATCCCAATCAGCCTGGCTTACGTGGAGCAAGCGAAGAGGAACGCAGCACTCACAGGCCCAGAACTCGAGCACTGGTTAGACAGCCTCGTGGGGGAGCTGTGGGAGGCAACCGACGTCTGCGCCATTGGCCCCACTGCCTGTCCTGTCATGCAGGCTTGTGCCAAGAGCCCATGGAGCTCCCTGAGCCCAGATCCTAAGTCTCATTTGGGACCACCCCGTGCTGACGGTCGCATCAGGTAG